Proteins co-encoded in one Natrarchaeobius halalkaliphilus genomic window:
- a CDS encoding ArsR family transcriptional regulator has translation MNAKELSALTGRSGNALHTHLNTLVDANLVTNWKQTNPNKHQPYSYYAISGQGAQLIDLAVESLRHEQDVLETYQ, from the coding sequence ATGAATGCGAAAGAGCTCTCTGCGCTTACCGGTCGGAGTGGGAACGCCCTCCACACGCATCTTAACACGCTCGTGGACGCCAACCTTGTGACGAATTGGAAGCAAACCAATCCCAACAAGCATCAACCCTACTCCTATTATGCGATCAGCGGCCAGGGGGCACAACTCATCGACCTCGCAGTTGAGTCACTCAGGCACGAACAGGATGTCCTTGAGACTTATCAGTAA
- a CDS encoding tyrosine-type recombinase/integrase, producing the protein MTTELEPLGPETAKQMYLDERQQELADATLQSHDYRLKQFVQWCENEEIDNLNEFSARDIHRFRVKRRNEDELATASMKGQLATLRVFLRFCVSIDAVQAGLDEKIILPTTTADDARDELLSRDRAQKVLDYLERYRYARLEHALLEVLWHTGLRIGAATGIDVEDYRSDDQYLALVHRPDEGTSLKNGSKSERLVALNDRVCLVLDDWLEVNHPGVVDDHDRTPLFATKRSRLSRNRGRTIAYQYTRPCVYENKCPHNRDIDECEARPTEYAHKCPSALSPHPVRRGSITHHLQSDTPERIVSDRMDVGMDVLERHYDQRSAREKLEQRRQYLPDG; encoded by the coding sequence ATGACAACCGAACTCGAACCGCTTGGCCCGGAGACGGCCAAGCAGATGTACCTCGATGAACGGCAACAGGAACTCGCCGATGCAACCCTGCAATCACATGACTACCGGCTCAAGCAGTTCGTACAGTGGTGTGAAAACGAGGAGATTGACAACCTGAACGAGTTCTCCGCACGCGATATCCACAGATTCCGAGTCAAGCGACGGAACGAAGACGAACTCGCCACTGCATCCATGAAAGGACAACTGGCGACCTTACGTGTCTTCCTCCGGTTCTGTGTGAGTATCGATGCAGTGCAAGCAGGACTCGATGAGAAAATTATCCTGCCGACGACCACAGCTGACGACGCACGCGACGAGTTACTCAGCAGAGATCGCGCTCAGAAGGTCCTGGACTATCTCGAGCGATATCGCTATGCAAGACTCGAGCACGCGCTGCTCGAAGTACTCTGGCACACTGGGCTTCGAATCGGTGCTGCAACCGGAATCGATGTCGAGGACTACAGATCCGATGATCAATACCTGGCTCTAGTACACAGACCAGACGAGGGAACCTCTCTCAAGAACGGCTCGAAAAGTGAGCGACTGGTTGCGTTGAATGATCGTGTCTGTCTGGTACTGGACGACTGGCTCGAGGTCAACCATCCAGGGGTAGTCGATGACCATGATCGAACTCCGCTATTTGCGACGAAGCGCAGTCGGCTCAGCCGTAATCGGGGACGAACAATCGCATACCAGTATACGCGCCCGTGTGTATACGAGAACAAGTGCCCACACAACCGCGATATCGACGAGTGCGAAGCGCGTCCGACGGAGTATGCTCACAAGTGTCCGTCAGCACTGAGCCCGCATCCCGTTCGTCGGGGATCCATCACGCATCATCTTCAATCAGATACCCCTGAACGCATAGTAAGTGATCGGATGGACGTTGGCATGGATGTACTGGAGCGACATTATGATCAACGGTCTGCTCGAGAAAAACTCGAACAACGCCGACAGTACCTTCCAGATGGATAG
- a CDS encoding molybdopterin molybdotransferase MoeA: MKGADSERTESGFKVRTSVDEARRTLREAILAGGGGDGDVEDDRAGSPLTGTERIDLERADGRVLASPVASARNVPHYRRAAMDGYAVQASDTFGASERSPEVLRITEGIGGDASVDPGTAARVHTGSALPDGADAVVKIERVTELPSAGELEVDDAVAEGENVAPIGEDVEEDQHLYDEGHRLRPSDLGLLRSTGYASVSVAAQPTVGVVPTGEELVTNDPEPGEVIETNGLTVSRLAERWGARVTCRDVVTDDPDSLRVAIQRDLTTDVVVTTGGSSVGKRDLLPEVIDELGEVLVHGVGLKPGHPICLGLVEETPVLALPGYPVACIVNAVQFLRPALAWLEGTTPKPHPTTRATLERKIPSEPGSRTFARVQLQERNDERGAREPDDKRGATETDDEPAVTAVPTRASGSGILSSVALADGWVVVDEGREGIPAGETVAVRNWEPGR, from the coding sequence ATGAAAGGAGCCGACAGCGAACGCACCGAGTCCGGATTCAAAGTCCGGACATCGGTCGACGAGGCGCGACGGACCCTTCGGGAGGCGATCCTCGCGGGCGGGGGCGGGGACGGCGACGTCGAAGACGATCGCGCGGGGTCGCCACTGACGGGAACCGAACGCATAGATCTCGAGCGAGCCGACGGACGCGTGCTCGCTTCGCCCGTGGCGTCGGCCCGGAACGTTCCCCACTACCGGCGCGCCGCGATGGACGGCTACGCCGTTCAGGCGTCGGATACGTTCGGCGCAAGCGAGCGGTCCCCCGAAGTACTCCGGATCACCGAGGGAATCGGCGGCGACGCCAGCGTCGATCCCGGAACCGCCGCACGGGTTCACACCGGAAGCGCGCTGCCCGACGGAGCCGACGCCGTGGTGAAAATCGAACGAGTGACCGAACTGCCCTCGGCCGGCGAACTCGAGGTGGACGACGCGGTCGCGGAGGGTGAAAACGTCGCGCCGATCGGAGAGGACGTCGAGGAGGACCAGCACCTCTACGACGAGGGCCACCGGCTCCGCCCCTCGGATCTCGGTCTCCTGCGCTCGACGGGCTACGCCAGCGTCTCGGTCGCGGCCCAACCGACGGTCGGCGTCGTCCCGACGGGCGAGGAACTCGTCACGAACGATCCCGAACCCGGCGAAGTGATCGAAACCAACGGACTCACCGTCTCCAGACTGGCCGAACGCTGGGGCGCTCGAGTCACTTGCCGCGACGTCGTGACGGACGATCCCGACTCCCTACGGGTCGCGATCCAGCGCGACCTGACCACCGACGTCGTCGTCACGACCGGCGGCTCGTCGGTCGGCAAACGTGACCTCCTCCCGGAGGTGATCGACGAGCTCGGCGAGGTGCTCGTCCACGGCGTCGGCCTCAAACCCGGCCACCCGATCTGTCTCGGTCTCGTCGAGGAGACGCCGGTCCTCGCGCTGCCGGGCTATCCCGTCGCCTGCATCGTTAACGCCGTCCAGTTCCTCCGACCGGCGCTCGCCTGGCTCGAGGGGACGACACCGAAGCCACACCCGACCACGCGAGCGACACTCGAGCGGAAGATTCCGAGCGAGCCGGGTAGCCGTACGTTCGCGCGGGTGCAACTGCAGGAGAGAAACGACGAGCGAGGAGCACGAGAGCCGGACGACAAACGAGGAGCGACCGAGACCGACGACGAACCGGCGGTCACGGCAGTGCCGACCCGAGCGAGCGGCTCCGGCATCCTCTCGAGCGTCGCGCTCGCTGACGGCTGGGTGGTCGTCGACGAAGGCCGCGAAGGCATCCCCGCCGGCGAGACGGTCGCCGTCCGAAACTGGGAGCCCGGACGGTGA
- a CDS encoding MarR family transcriptional regulator, whose translation MPIPVDELTNDEPFPIKPDTNEYEALRFLVANQKYGFTPLEVADHTNISKSSASKTMARLFKKDLISRSSGVYYVEPDRADVLRQRLESLDAAVRLFDSTPDDDAYAKEGWEEELPSINPDDEPATAETRDSTTVDAEAERLIMDLEDNQGKTSDDL comes from the coding sequence ATGCCTATCCCCGTTGACGAACTCACGAACGACGAACCCTTCCCAATCAAACCTGATACGAACGAATACGAAGCGCTTCGCTTCCTCGTCGCCAACCAGAAGTACGGATTCACTCCTCTCGAGGTCGCAGACCACACCAACATCAGCAAGTCAAGCGCGTCGAAAACGATGGCGCGTCTTTTTAAAAAGGACCTTATCAGTCGATCGAGCGGGGTATACTACGTCGAACCCGATCGCGCAGACGTATTACGGCAGCGACTTGAATCGCTCGACGCAGCCGTTAGACTCTTCGATTCTACACCGGACGACGACGCCTACGCCAAAGAAGGATGGGAAGAGGAACTACCGAGCATCAATCCAGACGACGAACCGGCTACTGCTGAAACCCGAGACTCGACAACCGTCGACGCAGAGGCCGAGCGCCTAATCATGGACCTCGAGGACAACCAGGGAAAAACGAGTGACGATCTGTAA
- a CDS encoding nucleotidyltransferase domain-containing protein — protein sequence MAVEVRLPLPDEQVFRYAAMDEALEILARNPTEEFSNRDLQQLTGYGGPSVSKALALLEAMGLIVRRDVGNRTLYRIDERRLLDSDDPLLEIPQAEFREPLGRFVERVDDEVPSIAGILCFGSVARGEADRASDVDVFVLVDEDEDPVSARRTVSDVVRDLEDEPIDGDRYEFEVFVESPESARKRGEDLRPILQEGIPLVESETFRRVKRDVFEVGE from the coding sequence ATGGCCGTCGAAGTACGACTCCCGCTCCCGGACGAGCAGGTCTTTCGGTACGCGGCGATGGACGAAGCCCTCGAGATACTCGCTCGCAACCCGACCGAGGAGTTCTCGAACCGAGATCTCCAGCAACTGACCGGCTACGGCGGTCCCAGCGTCTCGAAGGCCCTCGCGCTCCTTGAGGCGATGGGACTCATCGTCAGGCGCGACGTCGGGAATCGGACCCTCTACCGGATCGACGAACGCCGGCTTCTCGACTCCGACGACCCGCTTCTCGAAATCCCTCAGGCGGAGTTTCGTGAGCCGCTCGGACGATTCGTCGAACGAGTCGACGACGAAGTGCCCTCGATCGCTGGAATCCTCTGCTTCGGCAGCGTGGCGCGCGGCGAGGCGGACCGCGCGAGCGACGTCGACGTCTTCGTCCTCGTCGACGAGGACGAGGATCCGGTTTCGGCGCGACGAACCGTCTCGGACGTCGTTCGAGACTTGGAGGACGAACCGATTGACGGCGATCGATACGAGTTCGAGGTCTTCGTCGAGTCGCCCGAGAGCGCCCGCAAGCGCGGCGAAGATTTGCGGCCGATCTTGCAGGAGGGGATTCCCCTTGTCGAGAGCGAGACGTTCCGGCGGGTGAAGCGAGACGTCTTCGAGGTGGGCGAATGA
- a CDS encoding AAA family ATPase, with protein MELLVSEFEECNMGTSAVAKRHREWLQAIGYVERIDDRNRLTDSGEAVADQLRGVSSLTLEPGSIYERTELHSRYGGSRQSGIAPSRDEPVVFLFTGGSGEEYGYRDKIRSDGTAIYTGEGQVGDMEMKRGNRVIRDHVEERRELHLFSMEDAGVRYIGQYLYVGHFFEELPDANGDPREAIRFDLSPVGEVATPDSFENARNEDVKTLEADPDRIDDPIVYQVPVKTGDGPIRNNFDRTIIEGVDRDRIEAVYDPPGDHKTLRIWGNQANEPAEEGDYLLFADRDGRHDGEYTNLARVAHATVLDDETATAFTDAVSWGEVTDRIFPHVMFLEPVYEADCDRASVWDTLGYSGWPNDTYSAINFDRRDGNFSEEYDSVQAFVEEIQGRQRYPEPSIPVYDSLSAACDDVRTKRSRDDNRLTARIGEAVIEDWSRALEGFRPSDEVSPARAATFDQVRMVYEFMEADLETAATDLGTGTLHPFTDAQTLFLAVVRNAQDDLGVPGGPLNQPRLNSIFHDSYTIDEPDEPEPPTETSHPVVDHLRNGQPTVYKFTAPPEYWLSSVEYGSVSFEDRHRDRWKEIEEGDVALLHSRAEPSIDEFEEQRAGLIGVVILGTKFEKADPWWLDEHEADREFSMIASFDRLFLTSEIDDIDTSLGIDEKDRSTINRELSALAANCLPIERANAICSDIAEAAFPAQGMFARFRTDDDGVDYDRPRALIEAMANDLSEVATVNLHKPFEGTLTEHKDEILGGLHFPGNQGHEILETIETALNAGKHVLLTGPPGTGKTEIAERVCEYLADRHPYLFSNSEMTTATADWSTFDTVGGYMPTESDETDGDLSFTPGIVLNRLKNNRTGVQSNELTIIDELNRADIDKAFGQLFTLLSGQSVQLPYTVEGEEVELTTYEDVDGSAEPHQYVVSNSWRIFATMNAYDKTSLYEMSYAFMRRFAFVRVPAPEFPEGDSQEETLEVERTVKDYADEWGLSPDRNERMAIGNVWRKANHAVDERAIGPAIIEDVLRYVTHHEDEIDRPLTKAVISYILPQLEGVPRRDTIVRKIADVDEIERDCLERAAQEMLQIQLSQNE; from the coding sequence ATGGAGCTGCTGGTCTCCGAGTTCGAGGAGTGCAACATGGGAACATCCGCGGTGGCGAAGCGCCATCGAGAATGGTTGCAGGCGATCGGATACGTCGAACGGATCGATGATCGAAACCGCCTTACCGATTCGGGGGAAGCAGTAGCGGACCAACTTCGAGGCGTGTCTTCTCTTACCCTCGAACCCGGCTCGATCTACGAGCGGACAGAGTTACACTCGAGGTACGGGGGGAGCAGACAGAGCGGAATAGCGCCGTCGCGCGACGAACCGGTCGTCTTCCTTTTCACGGGTGGGTCCGGGGAGGAATACGGCTACCGAGATAAAATTCGGTCTGACGGGACGGCGATCTACACCGGTGAGGGCCAGGTCGGCGACATGGAAATGAAACGCGGGAACCGGGTGATACGAGATCACGTCGAGGAGAGGAGAGAGCTCCACCTATTCTCGATGGAGGACGCTGGGGTGCGATACATCGGCCAGTACCTGTATGTGGGACACTTCTTCGAGGAACTGCCCGATGCAAACGGAGACCCAAGAGAGGCGATTCGGTTCGACCTCTCGCCAGTCGGGGAAGTAGCCACTCCCGATTCATTCGAGAACGCTCGTAACGAAGACGTGAAAACGCTGGAAGCGGATCCTGATCGAATAGACGATCCCATCGTCTACCAGGTCCCTGTGAAGACCGGCGACGGCCCGATCCGAAACAATTTCGACCGAACGATCATCGAAGGCGTCGACCGAGACCGGATCGAGGCAGTCTACGACCCGCCGGGTGACCACAAAACGCTCCGCATCTGGGGGAATCAGGCAAACGAACCAGCAGAGGAAGGTGACTACCTGCTGTTCGCCGATCGCGACGGACGACATGACGGCGAGTACACGAACCTAGCCCGCGTCGCTCATGCGACAGTCCTGGACGATGAGACGGCCACTGCGTTCACGGACGCCGTGAGCTGGGGCGAGGTCACCGACAGGATCTTCCCCCACGTCATGTTCCTCGAGCCGGTATACGAGGCTGACTGCGACCGCGCATCCGTCTGGGACACGCTCGGTTACAGCGGATGGCCGAACGACACCTACAGCGCCATCAACTTCGACCGCCGCGATGGGAACTTTTCTGAGGAGTACGACTCGGTCCAAGCGTTTGTCGAGGAGATCCAGGGACGACAACGGTATCCAGAACCATCCATACCAGTGTACGACTCGCTCTCGGCGGCCTGTGACGACGTTCGAACGAAACGATCGCGAGACGACAACCGTCTGACCGCCCGCATCGGCGAGGCGGTCATCGAGGACTGGTCTCGAGCGCTCGAAGGATTCCGGCCGTCCGACGAAGTATCACCGGCGAGAGCAGCGACGTTCGACCAGGTTCGGATGGTCTACGAGTTCATGGAAGCCGATCTTGAGACCGCGGCCACCGATCTCGGCACAGGGACGCTCCACCCCTTCACGGACGCCCAGACGCTGTTCCTCGCCGTGGTGCGCAACGCACAGGATGATCTTGGCGTCCCTGGTGGACCGCTCAACCAACCCAGATTGAACAGCATCTTCCACGACAGCTACACCATCGATGAACCGGACGAGCCAGAACCCCCGACGGAAACCAGTCATCCCGTCGTCGATCACCTCCGAAACGGACAGCCAACCGTCTACAAGTTCACCGCCCCGCCGGAGTACTGGCTGTCGTCAGTAGAGTATGGCTCGGTCTCGTTCGAGGATCGACACCGTGATCGGTGGAAGGAGATCGAAGAAGGGGACGTTGCCTTACTCCACTCCCGTGCAGAACCGTCGATCGACGAGTTCGAAGAACAACGCGCCGGGCTGATCGGTGTCGTTATCCTTGGAACGAAGTTCGAAAAAGCCGATCCTTGGTGGTTAGACGAACACGAGGCCGACAGGGAGTTTTCGATGATCGCCAGCTTCGACCGGCTGTTTCTCACCAGCGAGATCGACGACATCGACACCAGCCTCGGTATCGATGAAAAGGACCGGTCGACGATTAACCGTGAACTCAGTGCGCTCGCTGCAAACTGCCTGCCGATCGAGAGAGCCAACGCGATCTGCTCGGACATCGCTGAGGCCGCGTTCCCCGCGCAGGGGATGTTCGCACGATTCCGCACTGACGACGACGGGGTCGATTACGACCGACCGCGAGCCCTGATCGAGGCGATGGCCAACGATCTCTCCGAAGTCGCTACCGTGAACCTCCACAAACCCTTCGAGGGGACCCTCACCGAGCACAAAGACGAGATTCTCGGGGGACTTCACTTCCCTGGAAATCAGGGCCACGAAATCCTCGAGACCATCGAAACGGCCCTCAACGCGGGCAAACACGTCTTGCTGACGGGACCGCCGGGGACCGGCAAGACCGAAATTGCCGAACGGGTCTGCGAGTACCTCGCTGATCGACACCCCTACCTCTTCTCAAATTCCGAAATGACCACGGCCACTGCCGACTGGTCGACGTTCGACACTGTGGGCGGCTACATGCCGACCGAATCCGACGAGACCGACGGTGACCTCTCGTTCACGCCGGGGATCGTGCTCAACCGGCTCAAAAACAACCGAACGGGCGTCCAATCGAACGAACTCACCATCATCGACGAACTCAACCGCGCGGATATCGACAAGGCGTTCGGCCAGCTGTTCACGTTGCTCTCGGGGCAGTCGGTCCAATTGCCGTACACCGTCGAGGGCGAAGAGGTCGAGCTGACTACCTATGAAGACGTCGACGGATCCGCGGAGCCACACCAGTACGTCGTCTCCAACTCGTGGCGCATCTTCGCCACGATGAACGCCTACGACAAGACCTCGCTCTACGAGATGAGCTACGCGTTCATGCGCCGGTTCGCGTTCGTTCGCGTGCCGGCGCCGGAGTTCCCTGAGGGCGATTCACAAGAGGAGACGCTCGAAGTCGAACGGACCGTGAAAGACTACGCCGACGAATGGGGACTCTCCCCCGATCGGAATGAGCGGATGGCAATCGGCAACGTCTGGCGAAAAGCCAATCACGCCGTCGACGAGCGCGCCATCGGGCCGGCGATCATTGAGGACGTCCTTCGGTACGTTACCCACCACGAAGACGAGATAGATCGTCCGCTCACAAAGGCCGTTATCAGTTACATCCTACCGCAGTTGGAAGGCGTCCCGAGGCGGGATACGATCGTTCGAAAGATCGCCGACGTCGACGAAATCGAGCGAGACTGCCTCGAACGAGCCGCCCAGGAGATGCTCCAGATTCAGCTCAGCCAGAATGAATAG
- a CDS encoding nucleotidyl transferase AbiEii/AbiGii toxin family protein, which yields MITDTRLRQLARELDVRLGYAEKNYVNSWILWAIYTSSYGDNLLFKGGTALSKLYFPETWRYSEDLDLGVEGGYRGSEEELEMALDDAARRSGIDFEVTQHRELRNEGYPTHYVDIDIQYNAVLGHRNTTSLDVMIDEFVAFDSVEHTHQYEDTPEFILTAYSLEEIFAEKLRALYQRSQARDYYDLYRMITEADVDDSVIVPAFTRKCEHDGLEINLEDGLPSEKRAEIRDGWQNTLPDLVANLPEFDSVYEILEDYIESLA from the coding sequence ATGATCACTGACACACGACTGAGGCAGTTAGCCAGAGAACTAGACGTTCGCCTGGGTTACGCGGAGAAGAATTACGTCAACTCGTGGATCCTGTGGGCGATCTATACCAGTTCGTATGGCGATAATTTGCTGTTCAAGGGCGGCACCGCTCTTAGCAAGCTCTACTTCCCAGAGACGTGGCGATATTCAGAAGATCTCGATCTCGGTGTCGAAGGGGGCTATCGGGGTAGCGAGGAGGAACTGGAGATGGCGTTAGACGACGCAGCAAGGCGATCCGGGATCGACTTCGAGGTTACCCAACATCGCGAGTTGCGGAATGAGGGTTATCCGACCCATTACGTCGACATCGACATCCAGTATAACGCCGTTCTTGGTCACAGGAATACGACGAGCTTGGACGTCATGATTGACGAGTTCGTAGCGTTCGATTCCGTGGAGCACACGCACCAGTATGAGGACACGCCTGAATTCATATTGACTGCGTACAGCCTCGAGGAGATTTTTGCAGAGAAACTGCGAGCGCTCTACCAGCGGTCACAAGCGCGTGACTACTACGACCTCTATCGGATGATTACAGAAGCCGACGTTGATGACTCTGTTATCGTGCCAGCCTTCACGAGGAAGTGTGAACACGACGGCTTGGAAATCAACCTCGAGGACGGACTTCCGAGCGAGAAGCGTGCTGAGATTCGTGATGGCTGGCAGAATACGCTCCCTGATCTCGTTGCCAATCTCCCCGAGTTCGATTCTGTCTATGAAATACTCGAGGACTATATTGAATCACTGGCGTAA
- a CDS encoding type IV toxin-antitoxin system AbiEi family antitoxin domain-containing protein has product MSPTNEPEIQRKSLSTRESRTLSRLASEGRQIITIDDIEDTLDIPRKSAKDMAYSLKEKGWLERLTPGKYMILPLSAGEKAVYTEHEFVIASALVDPMYVGYWSAMNHHGLTEQLSRTVYLVTTERVQPREIHGVEYRPVSVTEQKFFGYQPSAVGSTQVNIASIEKTLVDCADHPEFCGGIGELVKAMQRATEKRCSWETVVEYLRQVGNGAATKRIVYLADQLDIDLPEYRDLVENFTTGYPLLDPTREATGTRDSKYQLRLNVEPEAFLPDDFA; this is encoded by the coding sequence ATGAGCCCAACAAATGAGCCAGAGATTCAAAGGAAGAGTCTATCGACGCGCGAATCCCGAACTCTCTCGCGACTTGCAAGCGAAGGACGGCAGATCATCACTATCGATGATATCGAGGATACACTGGACATTCCTCGAAAATCAGCGAAGGACATGGCGTACTCTCTCAAAGAGAAAGGCTGGTTGGAGCGTCTCACCCCCGGAAAGTACATGATCCTGCCGCTCTCTGCTGGAGAGAAGGCAGTATATACAGAACACGAGTTCGTCATTGCCTCAGCACTCGTGGATCCGATGTACGTCGGCTACTGGAGTGCGATGAATCATCACGGTCTGACGGAACAACTATCGCGGACAGTGTACCTTGTGACGACAGAACGAGTGCAACCACGCGAGATCCATGGTGTTGAGTATCGGCCGGTGTCGGTTACTGAGCAGAAATTCTTCGGCTATCAACCGTCAGCGGTCGGATCGACGCAGGTAAACATCGCCAGCATCGAAAAGACGCTCGTCGACTGCGCCGACCATCCCGAGTTCTGTGGTGGAATCGGCGAACTCGTCAAAGCGATGCAAAGAGCGACGGAAAAGCGTTGTTCGTGGGAAACCGTCGTCGAATATCTTCGCCAAGTTGGGAATGGTGCTGCAACGAAACGCATCGTCTACCTCGCTGACCAACTCGATATCGATCTCCCGGAGTACCGGGATCTCGTCGAGAATTTTACGACTGGATATCCACTTCTCGATCCAACTCGAGAAGCGACGGGTACCCGAGACAGCAAGTACCAGCTGCGGCTGAATGTAGAACCTGAAGCGTTCCTTCCAGACGACTTTGCATGA
- the aglG gene encoding glucosyl-dolichyl phosphate glucuronosyltransferase, which yields MKVSVVICTYAMDRYDVFSDCVDSVLAQTYDPLEVVVVVDGNDDVFDRVRADYGDSAGVVLHCNDDNQGISYSRTRGAEIATGEVVAFIDDDAVAEADWIEELARVYDETDAIAVGGHAKPDWITEKPDFFPAEFYWLVGCDERGMGEHMEELRNTYGSNISFRRNVFLNVGGYDENTGRKGDRHVQAHEAPVCIRMANRYGKGVIYNTDAVVNHKLFDYRGEFRWLVFRSFWQGYSKRIMDVLLPEASGDKNDYLKQLMVQFVPDRLSELFRRPSVPKAKQLIAIFVFTAAVGFGYLYGLLEVDRAELKASTDI from the coding sequence ATGAAGGTCTCCGTCGTCATCTGTACGTACGCGATGGACCGCTACGACGTCTTCTCCGACTGTGTCGACAGCGTTCTCGCACAGACGTACGATCCGCTCGAGGTCGTCGTCGTCGTCGACGGCAACGACGACGTCTTCGATCGCGTTCGGGCGGACTACGGGGACAGCGCGGGCGTCGTTCTCCACTGTAACGACGATAACCAGGGAATCTCCTACAGTCGGACCCGCGGAGCGGAGATCGCGACCGGCGAGGTCGTGGCGTTCATCGACGACGACGCCGTTGCGGAGGCCGACTGGATCGAGGAACTGGCTCGCGTCTACGACGAAACCGACGCGATCGCAGTCGGCGGCCACGCGAAACCCGACTGGATCACCGAAAAGCCCGACTTCTTCCCCGCGGAGTTCTACTGGCTCGTCGGCTGTGACGAACGCGGCATGGGCGAGCACATGGAGGAGCTTCGCAACACGTACGGATCGAACATTTCGTTTCGACGGAACGTCTTCTTGAACGTCGGCGGCTACGACGAGAACACGGGCCGGAAAGGTGATCGCCACGTTCAGGCCCACGAAGCGCCGGTCTGTATCCGGATGGCAAACCGGTACGGAAAGGGCGTGATTTACAACACCGACGCGGTCGTCAACCACAAACTGTTCGACTACCGCGGTGAGTTCCGATGGCTCGTCTTTCGGTCGTTCTGGCAGGGTTACTCGAAACGGATCATGGACGTCCTGTTGCCCGAGGCGTCGGGGGACAAGAACGACTACCTAAAACAGCTCATGGTACAGTTCGTCCCCGACCGACTCTCGGAGCTGTTCCGACGGCCGTCGGTCCCGAAAGCGAAACAGCTCATCGCAATCTTCGTCTTCACCGCCGCGGTCGGATTCGGGTATCTCTACGGCCTGCTCGAGGTCGACCGCGCCGAATTGAAAGCGAGCACGGACATCTAG
- a CDS encoding archaeosine biosynthesis radical SAM protein RaSEA, translated as MSKPTPGVYEQGKGMDAHNQVMREIRSRKEASYDPHEPTRVWLDEDNTPNGVKTSLTIILNTGGCRWARAGGCTMCGYVAESVDGGSVSHEALLDQIDVCLEHEAENATEPAELIKIYTSGSFLDEREVSGRTRRAIADAFSDRERMVVESLPDFVDREKLSEFTRHGLDTDVAIGLETASDRVRHDCVNKYFDFTDFEDACAEAVAADDERESAAAGIKAYLLMKPPFLTESEAVEDMVSSVERCSAVEGCHTVSMNPCNVQRYTMVDDLYFNDGYRPPWLWSVAHVLRETADVDAIVVSDPVGHGSDRGPHNCGECDDLVQKAIKDFGLRQDPSVFEQVSCECERTWTVVMERERSYNQPLTR; from the coding sequence ATGAGTAAACCCACGCCCGGCGTCTACGAGCAGGGCAAGGGCATGGACGCCCACAATCAGGTGATGCGGGAGATTCGGTCCCGGAAAGAGGCGAGCTATGACCCTCACGAGCCGACCCGTGTCTGGCTCGACGAGGACAACACGCCGAACGGCGTCAAAACCAGCCTCACGATAATTTTGAACACCGGCGGCTGTCGCTGGGCGCGCGCCGGCGGCTGTACGATGTGCGGGTACGTCGCAGAAAGCGTCGACGGCGGCTCCGTCAGCCACGAGGCGTTGCTGGACCAGATCGACGTTTGCCTCGAGCACGAAGCCGAAAACGCGACGGAGCCGGCGGAACTCATCAAGATCTACACCTCCGGCTCCTTCCTCGACGAGCGCGAGGTGAGCGGACGAACCCGTCGAGCGATCGCGGACGCCTTTTCCGATCGCGAGCGGATGGTCGTCGAATCGCTCCCGGACTTCGTCGACCGCGAGAAGCTCTCCGAGTTCACCCGTCACGGTCTCGATACCGACGTGGCGATCGGCCTCGAGACGGCCAGCGATCGCGTTCGTCACGACTGCGTGAACAAATACTTCGACTTTACAGACTTCGAGGACGCCTGTGCCGAGGCGGTCGCCGCGGATGACGAACGAGAGTCCGCAGCCGCCGGGATCAAGGCCTATCTCCTGATGAAACCGCCGTTTCTCACCGAATCCGAAGCGGTCGAGGACATGGTCTCGTCGGTCGAACGCTGTAGCGCCGTCGAGGGCTGTCACACCGTCTCGATGAACCCCTGCAACGTCCAGCGATACACCATGGTCGACGACCTCTATTTCAACGACGGCTACCGACCGCCGTGGCTCTGGTCGGTCGCACACGTCCTCCGCGAGACCGCCGACGTCGACGCGATCGTCGTCTCGGATCCGGTCGGTCACGGCTCAGACCGCGGCCCGCACAACTGTGGGGAGTGCGACGACCTCGTCCAGAAGGCGATCAAAGACTTCGGCCTCCGACAGGACCCTTCGGTCTTCGAGCAAGTCTCCTGCGAGTGCGAGCGGACGTGGACGGTCGTGATGGAGCGCGAACGAAGTTACAACCAACCGCTCACCCGATAA